One segment of Sulfitobacter sp. W027 DNA contains the following:
- a CDS encoding acetyltransferase has protein sequence MLLGAGGHARSLLGLLAARGQYVKGCIAPVVPGPGWPRNCPWLGDDTSLGRLDPSQMALVNGLGSVGSTALRRKVFDEARARGYAFPPVLHPSAIWGDDVTLAEGAQVLAGAILQAGVTVEENALLNTGCIVDHECRIGAHAHLAPGVILSGGVTIGSGVHVGTAAVVIQGIRIGEGAIVGAGAVVTKDVAPRVMVVGNPAHPIDRRLQEG, from the coding sequence GTGCTTTTGGGGGCGGGTGGACATGCGCGTTCCCTGCTAGGGCTGCTGGCTGCTCGCGGCCAGTACGTTAAGGGTTGCATCGCGCCCGTGGTCCCGGGGCCTGGTTGGCCTAGGAACTGCCCCTGGCTCGGCGACGATACCTCGCTGGGCCGGCTGGACCCGTCACAGATGGCGCTAGTCAACGGGCTGGGTTCTGTCGGGTCGACGGCGCTGCGGCGTAAGGTCTTCGATGAGGCGCGGGCGCGGGGTTATGCCTTTCCGCCAGTGCTACACCCCTCAGCGATCTGGGGGGATGACGTGACGCTGGCTGAGGGCGCACAGGTGCTGGCGGGCGCGATCCTGCAGGCCGGCGTCACGGTCGAGGAAAACGCGCTTCTGAATACCGGCTGCATCGTCGACCACGAATGCCGGATCGGGGCCCATGCGCATCTTGCGCCGGGGGTCATCCTGTCCGGTGGTGTGACTATCGGCAGCGGTGTACACGTTGGCACGGCTGCGGTGGTGATTCAGGGCATACGCATCGGTGAGGGCGCCATTGTCGGCGCCGGGGCCGTCGTGACGAAGGATGTGGCGCCGAGGGTGATGGTCGTGGGCAATCCGGCCCATCCCATAGACCGTCGATTGCAAGAAGGGTGA
- the neuB gene encoding N-acetylneuraminate synthase, translating to MVDPLTTNRTLIIAEAGVNHNGDLGLALELVDKAAEAGADYVKFQTFKAAKLASAGAKKANYQIRTTDAAESQLAMLQRLELSVADHQTIMARCAEKGVRFLSTPFDLDSLALLTETFALPEIKLGSGELTNAPLLLAAGKSGVKIILSTGMGSLAEVEEALGVLAFAMCREADPKGRADFAEVLLDPAVWPVLAEQVTLLHCTTEYPAAVEDTNLRAMETMRRAFGVKVGYSDHTVGEAASFAAVALGASVLEKHFTLDRTLPGPDHTASLEPDELVSLVNGVRVVERALGTGIKQPGAAEVANRAVARKSLLAARDLPEGHVLSLKDISVKRPGDGMSPMALWEMVGQVTTCAVAEGKALGVYP from the coding sequence ATGGTTGACCCCCTGACTACAAACCGGACGCTCATCATTGCCGAGGCCGGGGTGAATCATAACGGAGACTTGGGACTGGCGCTGGAGTTGGTGGACAAGGCCGCCGAAGCCGGGGCCGATTACGTCAAGTTCCAGACCTTCAAGGCCGCGAAACTGGCCAGCGCTGGTGCGAAGAAGGCCAACTACCAAATCCGCACAACAGATGCGGCTGAAAGCCAGCTGGCGATGCTGCAACGTCTCGAACTCTCGGTTGCCGATCACCAAACTATTATGGCACGCTGCGCCGAAAAAGGCGTGCGGTTCCTGTCGACGCCTTTCGACCTAGATAGCCTTGCCCTGCTGACCGAGACCTTTGCCCTCCCGGAAATCAAGCTCGGCTCGGGCGAACTGACCAATGCGCCGTTGCTGCTTGCCGCGGGCAAGTCCGGGGTGAAGATCATCCTGTCAACTGGGATGGGCAGTTTAGCGGAGGTCGAGGAAGCGCTCGGTGTTCTGGCCTTTGCAATGTGCCGCGAAGCCGATCCGAAGGGCCGCGCCGATTTCGCCGAGGTGCTGCTGGATCCCGCTGTCTGGCCGGTTTTGGCAGAACAGGTGACGCTGCTGCATTGCACGACGGAGTACCCGGCGGCGGTGGAGGATACGAACCTTCGCGCGATGGAGACCATGCGCCGTGCCTTCGGGGTTAAGGTCGGCTATTCCGATCACACCGTCGGCGAGGCGGCGAGCTTTGCGGCCGTGGCCCTAGGGGCCAGCGTGCTGGAGAAGCATTTCACGCTGGACCGCACCCTGCCGGGGCCGGATCACACCGCCTCGCTGGAGCCGGACGAACTGGTCTCACTGGTGAACGGCGTGCGGGTGGTGGAACGCGCATTGGGTACCGGCATCAAGCAACCCGGAGCCGCAGAGGTGGCCAACCGAGCCGTGGCCCGCAAGAGTCTTCTTGCCGCGCGCGACCTGCCGGAAGGGCATGTTCTGTCACTGAAGGACATCTCGGTGAAACGGCCCGGCGATGGGATGTCGCCTATGGCGCTGTGGGAGATGGTGGGCCAAGTCACCACCTGCGCCGTGGCGGAGGGTAAGGCGCTGGGAGTCTACCCGTGA
- the neuC gene encoding UDP-N-acetylglucosamine 2-epimerase, with protein MKVLAVSGTRADWGLLQPVLTLLRDDSRFTLEILITGQHLMGGSTSVDVIGAAGFNVSHRVDMGLAERDDDAALCAAMGRAVAGVGAALAEARPDIMLVLGDRYEILGAVTAALLSKVPVAHIAGGDVTEGAFDDSIRHAMTKMSALHFTTTEEAAIRVRQMGETPGHVFVTGSPGIDQVLAMPRMERAEFFASVGLKPQEKNFVITLHPATLSGVNAAIAREMLNALGAWPQAGLIFTGSNADPGAAELDAMVQAYVSGRDNAVFHTSLGSARYFSALTHCDLVLGNSSSGLYEAPSFGIPTINIGDRQARRVRSASVIDCAPEAGAIRAAIDTALAGDWSSVTNPYGDGQAGPRILSHLAAVQDPAALICKSFKDITHG; from the coding sequence CCTGATGGGGGGCAGCACGTCTGTTGATGTCATCGGGGCGGCGGGGTTCAACGTCAGCCATCGTGTCGACATGGGGCTGGCCGAGAGGGACGACGACGCTGCACTCTGTGCAGCCATGGGGCGGGCGGTGGCGGGCGTGGGTGCCGCTTTGGCGGAGGCGCGGCCCGACATAATGCTGGTGCTGGGCGACCGGTATGAAATACTCGGCGCCGTAACGGCCGCGCTGCTGTCGAAGGTGCCGGTGGCGCATATTGCGGGCGGCGATGTGACCGAGGGTGCGTTCGACGATTCCATTCGACACGCTATGACCAAGATGTCGGCGCTACATTTCACCACAACCGAGGAGGCGGCGATCCGCGTCCGCCAGATGGGCGAGACCCCAGGCCATGTTTTTGTCACTGGCAGCCCGGGGATTGATCAGGTTCTGGCGATGCCGCGCATGGAACGCGCCGAGTTCTTTGCCAGCGTCGGGCTGAAGCCGCAGGAAAAGAACTTCGTAATCACTTTGCATCCGGCGACATTGTCGGGGGTCAATGCCGCCATTGCGCGGGAGATGCTCAACGCGTTAGGCGCTTGGCCGCAGGCTGGGCTGATCTTTACCGGCTCAAACGCCGATCCCGGCGCGGCGGAACTGGACGCTATGGTTCAGGCCTACGTCTCCGGGCGCGACAACGCGGTGTTCCATACCTCGCTGGGTTCAGCGCGCTATTTTTCGGCGCTCACGCATTGCGACCTTGTGCTGGGTAATTCCTCCAGCGGTTTGTACGAGGCGCCGAGCTTCGGGATTCCCACTATCAACATCGGCGATCGGCAGGCAAGGCGGGTGCGCTCGGCCTCAGTGATCGACTGCGCGCCTGAGGCGGGCGCAATCCGCGCTGCCATCGACACGGCTCTGGCAGGCGATTGGTCTAGCGTGACCAACCCCTATGGCGACGGTCAGGCCGGGCCTCGCATTTTGTCCCACCTTGCTGCCGTGCAGGATCCAGCGGCGCTTATTTGCAAATCCTTCAAGGACATTACCCATGGTTGA